One stretch of Punica granatum isolate Tunisia-2019 chromosome 5, ASM765513v2, whole genome shotgun sequence DNA includes these proteins:
- the LOC116208714 gene encoding 5'-adenylylsulfate reductase 2, chloroplastic-like isoform X1 → MAFAATASSAPAIPGSNFTRLSSSNELKASQVGSFRPVDRSHFASTSLNVSQRRNLVKPVNAEPKRNDSFVPAAATTAAPEVAEKVEIKVDDYEQLAKDLDGASPLEIMDKALEKFGDDIAIAFSGAEDVALIEYAKLTGRPFRVFSLDTGRLNPETYQFFDTVEKTYGIRIEYMFPDSVEVQALVRNKGLFSFYEDGHQECCRVRKVRPLRRALKGLRAWITGQRKDQSPGTRSEIPVVQVDPVFEGMDAGIGSLVKWNPLANVEGQDLWSFLRAMEVPVNSLHSKGYVSIGCEPCTRPVLPGQHEREGRWWWEDAKAKECGLHKGNLKQGEAVTLNGNGNGLAQSNGNATVPDIFNSQNLVTLTRPGIENLARLESRKEPWLVVLYAPWCQFCQAMEESYVQLADKLAGSGVKVAKFQADGEQKEYAKQKLQLKSFPTILFFPKHSTQPIKYPSEKRDVDSLMAFVNAFR, encoded by the exons ATGGCGTTTGCTGCTACTGCTTCTTCCGCCCCTGCGATCCCCGGCTCCAATTTCACCCGCCTGAGCAGCAGCAACGAGCTCAAAG CTTCTCAAGTCGGTTCGTTTCGGCCTGTTGATCGCTCCCATTTCGCCTCGACTTCCCTGAACGTGTCTCAGAGACGGAATTTGGTTAAGCCTGTGAACGCTGAGCCGAAACGGAATGATTCGTTCGTTCCTGCTGCGGCAACGACCGCTGCTCCAG AAGTGGCTGAAAAGGTAGAAATTAAGGTTGATGATTACGAGCAGTTGGCAAAGGATCTCGATGGTGCTTCTCCCCTTGAGATCATGGACAAGGCCCTCGAGAAGTTTGGAGATGATATTGCGATTGCTTTCAG TGGAGCTGAAGATGTTGCACTGATCGAGTATGCGAAACTGACAGGTCGACCCTTCAGGGTCTTCAGCCTTGATACTGGAAGGCTTAACCCGGAGACTTACCAGTTCTTCGATACGGTTGAGAAGACATACGGGATCCGCATTGAGTATATGTTCCCTGATTCCGTGGAAGTTCAGGCATTGGTGAGGAACAAGGGGCTCTTCTCCTTCTACGAGGATGGGCACCAGGAATGCTGTCGGGTGAGGAAGGTGAGGCCCCTCAGGCGGGCCTTGAAGGGCCTCCGGGCCTGGATCACTGGACAAAGGAAGGATCAGTCTCCTGGAACACGGTCCGAGATCCCCGTGGTCCAGGTGGATCCTGTCTTCGAAGGGATGGATGCTGGAATTGGGAGCCTCGTTAAGTGGAACCCCCTTGCAAATGTAGAGGGGCAGGACTTGTGGAGCTTCTTGAGGGCGATGGAAGTGCCTGTCAATTCCCTTCACTCAAAGGGGTATGTCTCGATCGGATGTGAGCCTTGCACGAGGCCTGTGCTCCCGGGGCAGCACGAGAGGGAAGGAAGGTGGTGGTGGGAGGATGCTAAGGCTAAGGAGTGTGGGCTCCATAAGGGCAACCTCAAGCAGGGTGAGGCTGTGACTCTTAATGGGAATGGGAACGGGCTTGCCCAGTCCAACGGGAATGCTACAGTGCCCGATATCTTCAACTCTCAGAACTTGGTGACCCTTACTCGACCGGGAATCGAGAACTTGGCAAGGCTGGAAAGTCGGAAAGAGCCATGGCTTGTTGTTCTTTATGCACCCTGGTGCCAGTTCTGCCAG GCAATGGAAGAATCATATGTCCAGCTGGCCGATAAATTGGCGGGAAGTGGCGTGAAGGTTGCCAAGTTCCAGGCAGATGGCGAGCAGAAAGAGTACGCGAAGCAGAAATTGCAGCTAAAGAGCTTCCCGACAATACTCTTCTTCCCCAAGCACTCCACTCAGCCCATCAAGTACCCATCAGAGAAGAGGGACGTCGACTCGTTGATGGCCTTCGTGAACGCTTTCAGGTAA
- the LOC116208714 gene encoding 5'-adenylylsulfate reductase 2, chloroplastic-like isoform X2, translating into MAFAATASSAPAIPGSNFTRLSSSNELKASQVGSFRPVDRSHFASTSLNVSQRRNLVKPVNAEPKRNDSFVPAAATTAAPVAEKVEIKVDDYEQLAKDLDGASPLEIMDKALEKFGDDIAIAFSGAEDVALIEYAKLTGRPFRVFSLDTGRLNPETYQFFDTVEKTYGIRIEYMFPDSVEVQALVRNKGLFSFYEDGHQECCRVRKVRPLRRALKGLRAWITGQRKDQSPGTRSEIPVVQVDPVFEGMDAGIGSLVKWNPLANVEGQDLWSFLRAMEVPVNSLHSKGYVSIGCEPCTRPVLPGQHEREGRWWWEDAKAKECGLHKGNLKQGEAVTLNGNGNGLAQSNGNATVPDIFNSQNLVTLTRPGIENLARLESRKEPWLVVLYAPWCQFCQAMEESYVQLADKLAGSGVKVAKFQADGEQKEYAKQKLQLKSFPTILFFPKHSTQPIKYPSEKRDVDSLMAFVNAFR; encoded by the exons ATGGCGTTTGCTGCTACTGCTTCTTCCGCCCCTGCGATCCCCGGCTCCAATTTCACCCGCCTGAGCAGCAGCAACGAGCTCAAAG CTTCTCAAGTCGGTTCGTTTCGGCCTGTTGATCGCTCCCATTTCGCCTCGACTTCCCTGAACGTGTCTCAGAGACGGAATTTGGTTAAGCCTGTGAACGCTGAGCCGAAACGGAATGATTCGTTCGTTCCTGCTGCGGCAACGACCGCTGCTCCAG TGGCTGAAAAGGTAGAAATTAAGGTTGATGATTACGAGCAGTTGGCAAAGGATCTCGATGGTGCTTCTCCCCTTGAGATCATGGACAAGGCCCTCGAGAAGTTTGGAGATGATATTGCGATTGCTTTCAG TGGAGCTGAAGATGTTGCACTGATCGAGTATGCGAAACTGACAGGTCGACCCTTCAGGGTCTTCAGCCTTGATACTGGAAGGCTTAACCCGGAGACTTACCAGTTCTTCGATACGGTTGAGAAGACATACGGGATCCGCATTGAGTATATGTTCCCTGATTCCGTGGAAGTTCAGGCATTGGTGAGGAACAAGGGGCTCTTCTCCTTCTACGAGGATGGGCACCAGGAATGCTGTCGGGTGAGGAAGGTGAGGCCCCTCAGGCGGGCCTTGAAGGGCCTCCGGGCCTGGATCACTGGACAAAGGAAGGATCAGTCTCCTGGAACACGGTCCGAGATCCCCGTGGTCCAGGTGGATCCTGTCTTCGAAGGGATGGATGCTGGAATTGGGAGCCTCGTTAAGTGGAACCCCCTTGCAAATGTAGAGGGGCAGGACTTGTGGAGCTTCTTGAGGGCGATGGAAGTGCCTGTCAATTCCCTTCACTCAAAGGGGTATGTCTCGATCGGATGTGAGCCTTGCACGAGGCCTGTGCTCCCGGGGCAGCACGAGAGGGAAGGAAGGTGGTGGTGGGAGGATGCTAAGGCTAAGGAGTGTGGGCTCCATAAGGGCAACCTCAAGCAGGGTGAGGCTGTGACTCTTAATGGGAATGGGAACGGGCTTGCCCAGTCCAACGGGAATGCTACAGTGCCCGATATCTTCAACTCTCAGAACTTGGTGACCCTTACTCGACCGGGAATCGAGAACTTGGCAAGGCTGGAAAGTCGGAAAGAGCCATGGCTTGTTGTTCTTTATGCACCCTGGTGCCAGTTCTGCCAG GCAATGGAAGAATCATATGTCCAGCTGGCCGATAAATTGGCGGGAAGTGGCGTGAAGGTTGCCAAGTTCCAGGCAGATGGCGAGCAGAAAGAGTACGCGAAGCAGAAATTGCAGCTAAAGAGCTTCCCGACAATACTCTTCTTCCCCAAGCACTCCACTCAGCCCATCAAGTACCCATCAGAGAAGAGGGACGTCGACTCGTTGATGGCCTTCGTGAACGCTTTCAGGTAA
- the LOC116208800 gene encoding lactoylglutathione lyase GLX1: MAESAPVTPSAELLEWSKKDKRRFLHAVYRVGDLDRTIKFYTECFGMKLLRKRDIPEEKYSNAFLGFGPEESHFVVELTYNYGVTSYDIGTGFGHFAIATEDVYKMVETVRAKGGNVTREPGPVKGGNSVIAFVKDPDGYTFELIQRGQTPEPLCQIMLRVGDLDRSIKFYEKALGMRLLRKIDRPEYKYTLAMMGYAEEHETTVLELTYNYGVLEYTKGNAYAQVAISTDDVYKSAEVVKVVTEEFGGKITRQPGPIPGINTKITSFLDPDGWKTVLVDNEDFLKELQ; this comes from the exons ATGGCGGAATCTGCACCTGTTACTCCCTCTGCTGAGCTCTTGGAATGGTCGAAGAAAGACAAGCGCCGGTTCCTTCACGCTGTTTACCGTGTTGGTGATCTTGATCGCACCATAAA ATTTTACACGGAGTGCTTTGGGATGAAGCTTCTGAGGAAAAGGGACATCCCAGAAGAGAAGTACTCGAATGCCTTCCTCGGGTTCGGGCCAGAGGAATCTCATTTTGTGGTGGAGCTTACGTACA ATTATGGTGTAACATCTTATGATATTGGAACCGGATTTGGGCACTTTGCTATAGCCACTGAAGAT GTCTACAAGATGGTTGAAACCGTAAGAGCCAAGGGTGGGAATGTCACGAGGGAGCCTGGTCCAGTTAAAGGTGGCAACTCTGTGATTGCATTTGTGAAGGATCCTGATGGCTACACCTTTGAGCTGATTCAAAGAGGCCAAACTCCTGAGCCACTCTGCCAAATAATGCTCCGTGTTGGTGATCTGGACCGGTCAATAAAGTTCTATGAGAAG GCGCTCGGTATGAGGCTTTTGAGGAAAATCGATAGGCCAGAGTACAAG TACACTCTGGCCATGATGGGATATGCTGAGGAGCACGAGACGACTGTCCTGGAACTGACCTATAATTATGGTGTCTTGGAATACACCAAGGGAAATGCATATGCACAG GTTGCTATCAGCACCGATGACGTGTACAAGAGTGCCGAGGTTGTGAAAGTGGTGACTGAAGAGTTCGGGGGAAAGATTACTCGACAGCCTGGACCCATTCCGGGAATAAACACCAAGATCACGTCTTTCCTGGACCCAGATGGTTGGAAAACT GTCCTTGTCGACAATGAAGACTTCCTGAAGGAGCTGCAGTAG